From Mustela erminea isolate mMusErm1 chromosome 1, mMusErm1.Pri, whole genome shotgun sequence, a single genomic window includes:
- the ZNF445 gene encoding zinc finger protein 445 isoform X4 produces MAEPPVPQVPALSQREVCPGDPLTSQAQDCVFQEAVTFKDVEVTFSQDEWGWLDPAQRNLYRDVMLENYRNVVSLVGPFTKPVLISWLEAREPWGLNVQGAQPKGNPGVAPAGGELQIKTSKFLKHEPLEEGETLAMPSESWVMSVPEGMGLRESFELKSRLKEQYGNPIQVRVKKEETNFSHRREKESEESGRSTSCNLKHGTCLRVPRRKRSLKHGCGRHFRGSSYHYDYKEYGKGLRRIVGGFSLHQRIHAGLKANVKDACGKDFSLSSHHQHGQNLHMVATSYKCSDCGRTFSHSSHLACHQRLHTQEKPFKCRVCGKAFRWSSNCVRHEKIHTGVKPYKCSLCDKAFRRMSAYRLHQETHTKQKFLESNQYEEALTYGSGFDHHLRDQRGEKPFDCSQCRKSFHCKSYVVEHQRVHTQEKPYKCTKCRKTFRWRSNFTRHMRMHQEEKFCDQDICREDFRQTSSCSQPQNAPATEKAFPCQQCGKTFTRKKSLIDHQRIHTGEKPYRCSECEKEFTHRSAFIAHKKQHAIQRKPEDGPSFSQDRVLQVPQSSHTTEEAYKCSQCGKAFRNHSFLLIHQRIHTREKPYKCRECGKAFRWSSNLSRHQRIHSLEKQYEYRESGNMPNLQPQILTGEKPFWCQECGKTFTRKRSLLDHKGIHSGEKRYKCNLCGKSYDRKHRLVNHQRIHTKERPFKCQWCGKDFIGRHTLCIHQRKHTRVAQSECSLAGLSSCQDAGVSLQELKTSGEKPLEDSEEACDQSSRITGLQNIPIGKKCHKCSTCGKTFNKSSQLISHKRFHTRERPFKCRECGKTFRWSSNLARHMKNHIRD; encoded by the exons ATGG cagagCCTCCTGTTCCCCAGGTGCCTGCCCTTTCCCAGAGAGAGGTGTGCCCAGGAGACCCATTGACATCTCAGGCTCAG GACTGTGTTTTTCAGGAAGCTGTGACTTTTAAGGACGTGGAGGTGACCTTCTCCCAGGATGAGTGGGGATGGCTGGATCCTGCTCAGAGGAATTTGTACAGAGATGTGATGCTGGAGAATTACAGGAATGTGGTTTCTCTGG TGGGACCATTCACCAAACCTGTTCTGATTTCCTGGTTGGAGGCAAGGGAGCCATGGGGTCTGAATGTCCAGGGAGCTCAGCCTAAGGGGAATCCAGGTGTTGCCCCCGCAG gaGGTGAGCTGCAGATTAAAACAAGCAAGTTCTTAAAACATGAACctctggaagaaggagaaaccTTAGCTATGCCATCAGAATCTTGGGTGATGAGTGTTCCTGAGGGAATGGGACTCAGAGAATCTTTTGAACTGAAGAGCAGGCTAAAGGAACAATATGGAAACCCCATACAAGTAAGAGTTAAGAAAGAAGAGACCAATTTCAGtcacaggagagaaaaagaatctgaagaatCAGGAAGAAGTACTAGTTGTAATTTAAAACACGGCACATGTTTGAGAGTTCCCAGAAGAAAGCGATCCCTTAAACATGGCTGTGGCAGACACTTCAGAGGGAGTTCATACCACTATGACTACAAGGAATATGGGAAAGGGCTCAGGCGCATAGTTGGTGGATTTAGCTTACATCAGAGAATTCATGCTGGACTAAAAGCAAATGTGAAGGATGCATGTGGGAAAGATTTCAGCCTTAGTTCACATCATCAACATGGGCAGAATCTTCACATGGTGGCGACATCGTATAAGTGCAGTGACTGTGGGAGGACCTTCAGTCACAGCTCTCATCTTGCATGTCATCAGAGACTTCACACTCAAGAGAAACCATTTAAATGCAGGgtgtgtgggaaagccttcaggtGGAGCTCAAACTGTGTGCGACATGAAAAGATTCACACTGGAGTGAAACCTTATAAATGTAGCTTATGTGACAAGGCTTTCCGACGCATGTCTGCCTACCGCCTACACCAGGAAACCCATACTAAGCAGAAATTTCTTGAGTCTAATCAGTATGAGGAAGCTCTCACCTATGGCTCAGGATTTGATCATCATTTGAGAGACCAAAGAGGGGAGAAACCCTTTGACTGCAGCCAGTGTAGGAAATCCTTCCACTGTAAATCATATGTTGTTGAACATCAAAGGGTCCACACTCAGGAGAAACCTTATAAATGTACCAAATGTCGGAAAACCTTTAGGTGGAGATCAAACTTTACTCGTCACATGAGAATGCACCAGGAAGAAAAGTTCTGTGATCAAGATATATGTAGAGAAGACTTCAGACAGACCTCCAGTTGCAGTCAGCCCCAGAATGCCCCTGCTACAGAGAAAGCTTTTCCCTGTCAGCAGTGTGGGAAAACTTTTACTCGAAAGAAATCTCTCATtgatcatcagagaattcacacaggCGAGAAGccatacagatgtagtgaatgtGAAAAAGAGTTTACCCATCGGTCAGCCTTTATTGCTCATAAGAAGCAGCATGCCATTCAGAGAAAACCTGAAGATGGGCCATCGTTTAGTCAGGACAGAGTTCTCCAAGTTCCTCAGAGCAGTCATACCACAGAGGAAGCCTACAAATGTAGCCAGTGTGGCAAAGCCTTCCGTAATCACTCATTCCTCCTCAtccatcagagaattcacaccaGAGAGAAGCCTTATAAGTGCAGAgaatgtgggaaagctttcaGATGGAGTTCTAACCTCTCCCGTCATCAAAGGATTCACtctttggaaaaacagtatgAGTACCGTGAAAGTGGAAACATGCCAAATCTGCAGCCACAAATCCTCACTGGTGAGAAACCTTTTTGGTGccaagaatgtggaaaaacttTTACACGTAAAAGAAGTCTTTTAGATCATAAGGGGATACACAGTGGAGAGAAGCGCTATAAATGTAATCTGTGTGGGAAATCTTATGATAGGAAACATCGCCTTGTTAATCATCAGAGAATCCACACGAAAGAGAGACCTTTTAAATGTCAGTGGTGTGGGAAGGATTTCATTGGAAGACATACCCTCTGCATTCATCAGAGAAAACACACCAGAGTGGCACAGTCTGAATGCAGCCTGGCTGGGTTGTCTTCCTGCCAGGATGCAGGGGTGAGTTTACAGGAATTAAAAACAAGTGGGGAGAAGCCCCTTGAAGATTCTGAGGAAGCTTGTGACCAGAGCTCCAGGATCACTGGACTCCAGAACATACCCATTGGGAAAAAGTGCCATAAGTGTAGTACCTGTGGGAAAACTTTTAACAAAAGCTCACAGCTCATTAGCCACAAGAGATTTCATACTCGAGAGAGGCCCTTCAAATGCAGAGAGTGTGGGAAGACCTTCAGGTGGTCTTCAAATTTGGCTCGGCATATGAAAAACCATATTAGAGATTAG